A section of the Cryptosporangium phraense genome encodes:
- the mqnP gene encoding menaquinone biosynthesis prenyltransferase MqnP encodes MTETVEAPNKVKAFLRLVMIEHSVFALPFAYVAALTAMRTEGRSVQWLTLLVITIAMVAARTVAMAANRIIDRRIDAQNPRTAQRELVTGALSVRSAWVGLVVALVVFLASAAWLGWLCLVLSPIALFFLTIYSYAKRFTDFPQAFLGLAQAIAPLGAWIGVTGHWSWAAFVLGLAVGTWIGGFDLIYACQDVEVDRRIGVRSVPVRFGIAASLRASTVVHVVTVALYVWFGAMTGYGWLWWAGMAFTAAVLAYEHAIVRADDLSRVNRAFFTANGVIGIVLFLFALADLVFRQDLTW; translated from the coding sequence GTGACCGAGACGGTCGAGGCGCCGAACAAGGTCAAGGCCTTCCTGCGGCTGGTCATGATCGAGCACTCGGTGTTCGCGCTGCCGTTCGCGTACGTGGCCGCGCTGACCGCGATGCGAACCGAGGGCCGGTCGGTGCAGTGGCTGACGCTGCTCGTGATCACGATCGCGATGGTCGCGGCGCGCACGGTGGCGATGGCCGCCAACCGCATCATCGACCGGCGCATCGACGCCCAGAACCCGCGCACCGCCCAGCGGGAGCTCGTCACCGGGGCGCTGTCGGTGCGGTCGGCCTGGGTCGGCCTGGTCGTGGCGCTGGTGGTGTTCCTGGCCTCGGCGGCCTGGCTGGGCTGGCTCTGCCTGGTGCTCTCGCCGATCGCGCTGTTCTTCCTGACGATCTACTCGTACGCGAAGCGCTTCACGGACTTCCCGCAGGCGTTCCTCGGGCTGGCCCAGGCGATCGCTCCGCTCGGCGCCTGGATCGGCGTCACCGGGCACTGGTCGTGGGCGGCGTTCGTGCTCGGGCTCGCGGTCGGCACCTGGATCGGCGGCTTCGACCTGATCTACGCCTGCCAGGACGTCGAGGTCGATCGGCGGATCGGCGTCCGGAGCGTGCCGGTTCGGTTCGGCATCGCCGCGTCGCTGCGGGCCTCCACGGTCGTCCACGTGGTCACGGTGGCGCTGTACGTCTGGTTCGGTGCGATGACCGGCTACGGGTGGCTCTGGTGGGCCGGAATGGCGTTCACCGCGGCCGTGCTGGCCTACGAGCACGCGATCGTGCGGGCCGACGACCTGTCCCGGGTGAACCGGGCGTTCTTCACCGCCAACGGCGTCATCGGGATCGTGCTGTTCCTGTTCGCGCTGGCCGACCTCGTGTTCCGGCAGGACCTGACCTGGTGA
- a CDS encoding UbiX family flavin prenyltransferase, producing MRLPWVVGVSGASGTPYAQSVLNGLLDAGEAVDLVVSRAARLTLLDEVGRTIRDAHWEEDVAAWLGRDLKDVRYWPPGDLAAGPSSGSYQVRGMVVVPASTAAVAGIALGLSKDLLQRAADVNLKERRPVVVVPRETPLSRGHLVHLLALHDAGAVVLPASPGFYAGTSTVQELVDFVAGKVLDTLGVGHTLFTRWRGELGGARALL from the coding sequence GTGAGACTGCCCTGGGTGGTCGGCGTCTCCGGCGCGAGCGGTACGCCGTACGCGCAGTCGGTGCTCAACGGGCTGCTCGACGCCGGTGAGGCCGTCGACCTGGTGGTGTCGCGGGCCGCGCGGCTGACGCTGCTCGACGAGGTCGGCCGGACGATCCGGGACGCGCACTGGGAAGAGGACGTCGCGGCCTGGCTCGGGCGCGACCTGAAGGACGTGCGCTACTGGCCGCCCGGTGACCTCGCGGCCGGGCCGAGCAGCGGCTCGTACCAGGTGCGCGGGATGGTCGTCGTGCCCGCCAGTACGGCGGCCGTGGCCGGCATCGCACTGGGGCTCTCGAAGGATCTGCTGCAGCGGGCCGCGGACGTGAACCTGAAGGAGCGGCGGCCGGTGGTCGTGGTGCCCCGGGAAACCCCGCTATCCCGGGGGCACCTCGTCCACCTGCTGGCGCTCCACGACGCCGGAGCGGTGGTGCTGCCGGCCAGCCCCGGCTTCTATGCCGGAACCTCCACGGTGCAGGAGCTGGTCGACTTCGTTGCGGGGAAGGTGCTCGACACCCTCGGAGTCGGCCACACCCTCTTCACCAGATGGCGCGGAGAGTTGGGTGGGGCACGGGCGCTTCTTTAG
- a CDS encoding BldC family transcriptional regulator: protein MEVGERLLTPGEVAALFRVDPKTVTRWAAAGRISSIRTPGGHRRFRESEVRALLASGDPDVELEERRAAGH from the coding sequence GTGGAGGTTGGCGAGCGTCTACTCACCCCAGGTGAGGTCGCGGCGCTTTTCCGGGTGGACCCGAAGACCGTGACGCGGTGGGCGGCCGCTGGGCGAATCAGCAGCATCCGCACCCCGGGTGGTCACCGTCGCTTCCGGGAATCCGAGGTCCGCGCGCTGCTCGCATCTGGTGACCCGGATGTCGAACTCGAAGAGCGGAGAGCAGCGGGGCACTAA
- a CDS encoding Lrp/AsnC family transcriptional regulator produces the protein MDEIDRRLLDTLRSSGRETYAELARRVGLSAPAVHDRVGKLESTGVITGYHASVDTTAIGLGVTAMIGVIQAESSEQDEIADALHRLPEVESCWFVAGEESFLLLVRVPDVAALEHTIGRLNRIHGVARTRTTVVLSTKWEGRARPLDDR, from the coding sequence GTGGACGAGATCGACCGGCGGTTGCTGGACACGCTCCGGAGCAGCGGCCGGGAGACGTACGCGGAGTTGGCGCGGCGCGTCGGTCTGTCCGCCCCGGCCGTGCACGACCGCGTGGGCAAACTCGAGTCCACCGGCGTCATCACCGGTTATCACGCGTCGGTCGACACCACGGCGATCGGTCTCGGCGTCACCGCGATGATCGGCGTGATCCAGGCCGAGAGCTCGGAGCAGGACGAGATCGCCGACGCGCTGCACCGCCTGCCGGAAGTCGAGTCGTGCTGGTTCGTCGCCGGTGAGGAGTCATTCCTGCTTCTCGTGCGGGTGCCCGACGTGGCGGCGCTCGAGCACACGATCGGCCGGCTGAACCGCATCCACGGCGTCGCCCGAACCCGTACGACCGTTGTGCTATCCACGAAATGGGAAGGCCGCGCGCGTCCGTTGGACGATCGCTGA